A window from Bosea sp. ANAM02 encodes these proteins:
- a CDS encoding DUF2778 domain-containing protein yields the protein MTYATYVREGGAPYVRSRRRRRPFLKGFLLALALSGGAMSGFWMLGQGVPGPDAGSASSANARKASPTRLAQQQAPAYSGLLNPGLSDGKGSRFVQGAPARSAFQPAVPSSSSLAAAAPAEPALPLPPQPPVTLAERAAPMPVPRPLDLLPKAEPQQPQQTQPRVAQPTTTRRNRTAAVAPTPEDNRNFFEKLFGVQKQAGPAGTALAYAAPQDDIIDRGRITRLSPSTGTPPRTAEAGTAIYDIAAKMVYMPNGERLEAHSGLGEMMDDVRYAHVRMKGVTPPHTYTLTEREALFHGVRAIRLNPVGGSGAIHGRAGLLAHTYLLGPRGDSNGCISFKEYDRFLQAFLRGEVKRIRVVASL from the coding sequence ATGACCTATGCGACCTATGTACGGGAAGGCGGCGCGCCCTATGTGCGGTCCCGCCGTCGCCGCAGGCCTTTCCTGAAGGGCTTTCTGCTCGCGCTCGCGCTCAGCGGCGGCGCGATGTCCGGCTTCTGGATGCTGGGGCAGGGCGTTCCGGGCCCGGATGCTGGCAGCGCCTCGTCGGCGAACGCCCGCAAGGCTTCGCCCACCCGCCTCGCGCAGCAGCAGGCCCCGGCCTATAGCGGCCTGCTGAATCCCGGCCTGTCGGACGGCAAGGGCTCGCGCTTCGTGCAGGGCGCTCCCGCCCGCTCGGCCTTCCAGCCGGCGGTTCCGTCGTCATCCTCCCTCGCCGCTGCCGCTCCGGCCGAGCCCGCCTTGCCGCTGCCGCCGCAGCCGCCGGTCACGCTCGCGGAAAGGGCCGCGCCCATGCCGGTGCCGCGCCCCCTCGATCTGCTGCCCAAGGCCGAACCCCAGCAGCCGCAGCAGACTCAGCCGCGCGTCGCGCAGCCGACGACGACGCGTCGCAACCGCACGGCGGCCGTCGCGCCGACGCCCGAGGACAACCGCAATTTCTTCGAGAAGCTCTTCGGCGTGCAGAAGCAGGCCGGGCCGGCCGGGACCGCGCTCGCCTATGCCGCGCCGCAGGACGACATCATCGACCGCGGCCGCATCACCCGTCTCAGCCCCTCGACCGGCACGCCGCCGCGCACCGCCGAGGCCGGCACCGCGATCTACGACATCGCCGCCAAGATGGTCTACATGCCGAACGGCGAGCGCCTGGAAGCTCATTCCGGCCTTGGCGAGATGATGGACGATGTCCGCTATGCCCATGTCCGGATGAAGGGCGTCACCCCGCCGCATACCTATACCCTGACCGAGCGCGAGGCCCTGTTCCACGGCGTGCGGGCGATCCGGCTCAACCCCGTCGGCGGCTCGGGCGCGATCCATGGCCGCGCCGGCTTGCTCGCCCATACCTATCTGCTCGGGCCGCGCGGCGACTCGAACGGCTGCATCTCGTTCAAGGAGTACGACCGCTTCCTGCAGGCCTTCCTGCGCGGCGAGGTCAAGCGGATCCGGGTGGTCGCGAGCCTCTGA
- a CDS encoding MFS transporter, which translates to MSQPAEPRTSSVAALGAIVSGALILQIASTIVNTVVPLKMALEQKAPLLIGLVGSAYSVGFLAGCFVVPAFIRRVGHIRAFAVFAALQAVFTLSFALTSLDFWGISRLGMGFAGAGHAICIESWISGQAKAGQRGRLFGFYQILNRLALIGSQIGVGYVSLQSHDIFLLASATFSIALIPVGMTRAKGPESGEVVSVRLNTMWQYAPASVIGCLYVGLMGGALTNVAPAYGILIGLDQAWAILLTAGIQIGALVLQWPLGLLADRVESRKIMLSATVSVVLCTLALGAVFWFALPRARFWMFGLFALIGAGSMPIYTVAVAHAYFRLGRERALGLSAQLLFLWAVGSAIGPLVSAAFMQAVGPNGLLTYLGGLSAAAAGYLAFRLRRNPPSANPFGEREPAPPTIPDVSPSGRRSPAEGK; encoded by the coding sequence GTGAGCCAGCCAGCCGAGCCGAGGACGAGTTCCGTCGCAGCGCTCGGCGCGATCGTCAGCGGGGCGCTGATCCTGCAGATCGCGTCGACCATCGTGAACACGGTGGTGCCGCTGAAGATGGCGCTGGAGCAGAAGGCGCCGCTGCTGATCGGCCTCGTCGGCTCGGCCTATTCCGTCGGCTTCCTCGCCGGCTGCTTCGTGGTCCCTGCCTTCATCCGCCGCGTCGGGCATATCCGCGCTTTCGCGGTCTTCGCAGCGCTGCAGGCCGTGTTCACGCTCAGCTTCGCGCTGACGTCGCTGGATTTCTGGGGCATCTCGCGGCTCGGCATGGGCTTTGCCGGGGCCGGCCACGCGATCTGCATCGAGAGCTGGATCAGCGGCCAGGCCAAGGCCGGCCAGCGCGGTCGCCTGTTCGGCTTCTACCAGATCCTCAACCGCCTGGCGCTGATCGGCTCGCAGATCGGCGTCGGCTATGTCTCACTGCAGTCGCACGACATCTTCCTGCTGGCGAGCGCCACCTTCTCGATCGCGCTGATCCCGGTCGGCATGACCCGCGCCAAGGGACCTGAATCGGGCGAAGTCGTCTCGGTGCGCCTCAATACGATGTGGCAATACGCGCCGGCCTCGGTGATCGGCTGCCTCTATGTCGGCCTGATGGGCGGCGCGCTGACCAATGTCGCCCCCGCCTACGGCATCCTGATCGGGCTCGACCAGGCCTGGGCGATCCTGCTCACCGCCGGCATCCAGATCGGCGCGCTGGTGCTGCAATGGCCGCTCGGCCTGCTGGCCGACCGGGTCGAGAGCCGCAAGATCATGCTCAGCGCCACGGTCTCGGTCGTGCTCTGCACGCTGGCGCTCGGGGCCGTGTTCTGGTTCGCCCTGCCGCGTGCCCGCTTCTGGATGTTCGGGCTTTTCGCCCTGATCGGCGCCGGCTCGATGCCGATCTACACGGTCGCGGTCGCGCATGCCTACTTCCGGCTCGGCCGTGAGCGCGCGCTCGGCCTTTCCGCGCAACTGCTCTTCCTCTGGGCGGTGGGCTCGGCGATCGGCCCCCTGGTCTCCGCCGCCTTCATGCAGGCCGTCGGGCCGAACGGGCTTCTCACCTATCTCGGCGGGCTCTCGGCTGCGGCAGCGGGCTATCTCGCCTTCCGGCTGCGGCGCAACCCGCCCTCGGCCAATCCGTTCGGCGAGCGCGAACCGGCGCCGCCCACCATTCCCGACGTCTCGCCCTCCGGGCGCCGGAGCCCCGCCGAGGGGAAATAG
- a CDS encoding bifunctional salicylyl-CoA 5-hydroxylase/oxidoreductase: MRIAVVGGGPAGLYFALLMKRDWPELTVDVFERNQPDDTFGFGVVFSDQTLDTFKAADAQSYAAIRDNFAYWDDIEIRFKGDTFRVPGNGFCGCSRRSLLMLVQARARELGVDLHFGEEIADIETLKRDYDLVVGADGINSRVRENWRERFQPQTDLRPNHFTWMGSTRPFDAFTFFFKETEHGLFIAHCYQYEAGRSTWVLETDPETFAKAGLGAMDEAQSAAFLEGVFAEELQGHRLITNRSHWRNFPMIRCRNWVVENVVLIGDAKATAHFSIGSGTKLAMEDAIALHKAMGQAKLDVSAGLKLFETQRREEVEKTQHAADVSLVWFEELKRFWDFEPLRFAFGLMTRSKAITYDNLALRAPEMVAAVDGLVADGLGNQAKRRKDGSPVPPAFQPFKLREMRVENRMTLSPMCQYSAQDGLPDDWHLMHYGSRAIGGPGLIFTEMTCVAPDARITPGCTGLWNDEQEAAWKRIVGFVHANSAAKICLQLGHAGRKGATRLMWEGMDRPLPDGAWPIISASPLPYYPESQVPREMTRADMDRVKAEFVASAERGMRAGFDMLELHCAHGYLLASFLSPLTNKRTDEYGGSVENRLRYPLEVFRALREVWPHEKPISVRISATDWVEGGLSAADSVAIAEAFAAEGCDLVDVSTGQTARESRPVYGRMFQTPFSDRIRNEAEVATMCVGNITTADQVNTIIAAGRADLVALGRPHLADPSFVLRAAAWYGVDTDQPVQYGPGKDQLMRNTPRERQDLEELKLKAKPTRHAVAK; the protein is encoded by the coding sequence ATGCGTATCGCGGTCGTGGGCGGAGGGCCGGCGGGGCTCTATTTCGCGCTGCTGATGAAGCGGGACTGGCCGGAGCTGACGGTCGATGTCTTCGAGCGCAACCAGCCCGACGACACCTTCGGCTTCGGCGTCGTGTTCTCGGACCAGACGCTCGACACGTTCAAGGCGGCGGATGCGCAGAGCTACGCCGCGATCCGCGACAATTTCGCCTATTGGGACGATATCGAGATCCGCTTCAAGGGCGACACCTTCCGCGTGCCCGGCAACGGCTTCTGCGGCTGCTCGCGCCGCTCGCTCCTGATGCTGGTCCAGGCGAGGGCGCGCGAGCTCGGCGTCGACCTGCATTTCGGCGAGGAGATCGCCGATATCGAAACGCTGAAGCGGGACTACGATCTCGTCGTCGGCGCCGACGGCATCAACAGCCGCGTCCGCGAGAACTGGCGCGAGCGCTTCCAGCCGCAGACCGACCTGCGCCCGAACCATTTCACCTGGATGGGCTCGACCCGGCCCTTCGACGCCTTCACCTTCTTTTTCAAGGAGACCGAGCACGGGCTCTTCATCGCCCATTGCTACCAGTACGAGGCCGGCCGCTCGACCTGGGTGCTGGAAACCGATCCCGAGACCTTCGCGAAGGCGGGCCTTGGTGCGATGGACGAGGCGCAGTCGGCTGCCTTCCTCGAAGGCGTCTTCGCCGAGGAACTGCAGGGCCACAGGCTCATCACCAACCGCTCGCACTGGCGCAATTTCCCGATGATCCGCTGCCGAAACTGGGTGGTGGAGAACGTCGTGCTGATCGGCGATGCCAAGGCGACGGCGCATTTCTCGATCGGCTCCGGCACCAAGCTCGCGATGGAGGACGCCATCGCGCTGCACAAGGCGATGGGGCAGGCCAAGCTCGACGTATCCGCCGGCCTGAAGCTGTTCGAGACGCAGCGCCGCGAGGAGGTCGAGAAGACCCAGCATGCAGCGGATGTCTCACTCGTCTGGTTCGAGGAGCTGAAGCGCTTCTGGGATTTCGAACCCCTGCGCTTCGCCTTCGGCCTGATGACCCGCTCCAAGGCGATCACCTACGACAATCTGGCGCTGCGGGCGCCGGAAATGGTCGCGGCCGTCGACGGGCTCGTCGCCGATGGCTTGGGCAATCAGGCGAAGCGGCGTAAGGACGGCTCACCCGTGCCGCCCGCCTTCCAGCCGTTCAAGCTGCGCGAGATGCGGGTCGAGAACCGCATGACGCTCTCGCCGATGTGCCAGTATTCCGCGCAGGACGGCCTGCCTGATGATTGGCACCTGATGCATTACGGCTCGCGCGCCATCGGCGGCCCCGGCCTGATCTTCACCGAGATGACCTGCGTCGCGCCCGATGCCCGCATCACCCCCGGCTGCACAGGCCTGTGGAACGATGAGCAGGAAGCCGCCTGGAAGCGGATCGTCGGCTTCGTGCATGCGAATTCCGCCGCGAAGATCTGCCTTCAGCTCGGCCATGCTGGCCGCAAGGGCGCGACCAGGCTGATGTGGGAGGGCATGGACCGGCCGCTGCCGGACGGCGCCTGGCCGATCATCTCGGCTTCGCCGCTGCCCTACTACCCGGAAAGCCAGGTGCCGCGTGAGATGACCCGCGCCGACATGGACCGGGTCAAGGCCGAGTTCGTCGCGTCGGCCGAACGGGGGATGCGCGCCGGCTTCGACATGCTGGAGCTGCATTGCGCCCATGGCTATCTGCTGGCGAGCTTCCTCTCGCCGCTGACCAACAAGCGCACGGACGAATACGGAGGCTCGGTCGAGAACCGTCTGCGCTATCCGCTGGAAGTCTTCCGGGCGCTGCGCGAGGTCTGGCCGCACGAGAAGCCGATCTCGGTGCGCATCTCCGCGACCGACTGGGTCGAAGGTGGCCTCTCGGCGGCGGATTCCGTCGCCATCGCCGAGGCCTTCGCCGCCGAGGGCTGCGACCTCGTCGACGTCTCGACCGGCCAGACCGCACGGGAATCGCGCCCGGTCTATGGCCGCATGTTCCAGACGCCGTTCTCGGACCGCATCCGCAACGAGGCGGAGGTCGCGACCATGTGTGTCGGCAACATCACCACGGCCGATCAGGTCAACACGATCATCGCCGCCGGCCGGGCCGATCTCGTCGCGCTCGGGCGCCCGCATCTGGCCGATCCGTCCTTCGTGCTGCGCGCCGCCGCCTGGTACGGCGTCGACACCGACCAGCCGGTGCAGTATGGGCCCGGCAAGGACCAGCTCATGCGCAACACCCCGCGCGAGCGGCAGGACCTGGAAGAGCTGAAGCTCAAGGCCAAGCCGACCCGGCACGCCGTGGCGAAATAA
- a CDS encoding SDR family NAD(P)-dependent oxidoreductase encodes MTLQGQRALVTGGGRGLGRAIAAGLTQAGAVVSILGRDEATLKEAVAAGVAADCAACDVRDEASVSAALDKLSRQHAFDIAVANAGAVETGPFMRSDSERFRRMLDINLIGTVNLFHATLPAMLEHRRGRLIAIASTAGHRGYPYVSAYTAAKHAVVGLVKSLALETARSGVTVNAVCPGYADTDMATAGIDNVANKTGKSREEALAAMIKDNPQGRLIAPEEVAAAVLYLCGPGSDAVTGQSLMVNGGEF; translated from the coding sequence ATGACATTGCAGGGACAGCGTGCACTGGTTACGGGCGGCGGGCGCGGCCTCGGCCGGGCCATCGCTGCCGGGCTGACGCAAGCCGGCGCGGTGGTCAGCATCCTCGGGCGCGACGAGGCGACCTTGAAGGAGGCCGTCGCGGCCGGCGTCGCAGCCGATTGCGCGGCCTGCGACGTGCGCGACGAGGCTTCGGTCTCCGCGGCTCTGGACAAGCTCTCCCGCCAGCATGCCTTCGACATCGCCGTCGCCAATGCGGGGGCGGTCGAGACCGGCCCGTTCATGCGCAGCGACAGCGAGCGCTTCCGCCGGATGCTCGACATCAACCTGATCGGCACGGTGAACCTGTTCCACGCCACGCTGCCGGCCATGCTGGAGCATCGCCGCGGCCGCCTGATCGCCATCGCCTCCACGGCCGGACATCGCGGCTATCCCTATGTCAGCGCCTATACGGCGGCGAAGCATGCCGTTGTCGGGCTGGTGAAGTCGCTGGCGCTGGAGACGGCGCGCTCCGGCGTCACCGTCAACGCGGTCTGTCCCGGCTATGCCGATACCGATATGGCGACGGCCGGCATCGACAATGTCGCCAACAAGACCGGCAAGAGCCGCGAAGAGGCGCTGGCGGCCATGATCAAGGACAATCCGCAGGGCCGCCTGATCGCGCCGGAAGAGGTCGCAGCCGCCGTGCTCTATCTCTGCGGGCCGGGCAGCGATGCTGTCACCGGCCAGTCACTGATGGTCAATGGCGGGGAGTTCTGA
- a CDS encoding MarR family transcriptional regulator, producing METPSSSLILDRETKASERPGDHKDELRLWLRMLTCSTLIETEIRNRLREEFRTTLPRFDLMAQLDKTAVGMTVGEVSQRLMVSNGNVTAVVAGLVTDGLVDKRSAPQDRRVQILTLTAQGRKVFRAMAERHEDWIAELFAGLDQAEIAQLFRLLGQTKSSLHRAIAGRTDQAAKGDA from the coding sequence ATGGAGACGCCCTCCTCTTCCCTGATCCTCGACCGCGAGACCAAGGCGAGCGAGCGCCCCGGCGATCACAAGGACGAGCTGCGCCTCTGGCTGCGGATGCTGACCTGCTCGACCCTGATCGAGACGGAGATTCGCAACCGCCTGCGCGAGGAGTTCAGGACGACGCTGCCGCGCTTCGACCTGATGGCGCAGCTCGACAAGACCGCCGTCGGCATGACGGTCGGCGAGGTCTCGCAGCGCCTGATGGTCTCGAACGGCAACGTCACCGCCGTCGTCGCCGGGCTCGTCACCGACGGGCTCGTCGACAAACGCTCTGCCCCGCAGGACCGGCGCGTGCAGATTCTCACGCTGACCGCACAGGGCCGCAAGGTCTTCCGCGCCATGGCCGAGCGCCATGAGGACTGGATCGCCGAACTCTTCGCCGGGCTCGACCAGGCCGAGATCGCGCAACTCTTCCGGCTGCTCGGGCAGACCAAGAGCTCGCTGCATCGCGCCATCGCGGGGCGGACCGACCAAGCCGCCAAGGGAGATGCCTGA
- a CDS encoding enoyl-CoA hydratase family protein, with amino-acid sequence MAQIANATILPLAGFAPEHFSLSVSGKVATVTLNRPEKKNPLTFASYRELTDFFLAAQKEEEVKAIVVTGAGGNFSSGGDVFEIIGPLVAMETKDLLKFTRMTGDLVKAMRACPQPIVAAIDGVCAGAGAIVAMASDLRLGTAGSKIAFLFNRVGLAGCDMGACAMLPRIIGQGRAAELLYTGRVLRGEEAERWGFLNRICTAEAVLADAQALAAELADGPTFANAMTKRMLEMEWAMSVESAIEAEAVAQALCMQTEDFSRAYHAFAAKQKPVFEGN; translated from the coding sequence ATGGCCCAGATCGCCAATGCCACCATCCTGCCGCTCGCGGGCTTCGCGCCGGAGCATTTCAGCCTCTCGGTCTCCGGCAAGGTCGCGACGGTGACGCTAAACCGGCCTGAGAAAAAGAATCCGCTGACCTTCGCAAGCTACCGCGAACTCACGGATTTCTTCCTCGCCGCGCAGAAGGAGGAGGAGGTCAAGGCGATCGTCGTCACCGGCGCCGGCGGCAATTTCTCCTCGGGCGGCGACGTGTTCGAGATCATCGGCCCGCTGGTCGCGATGGAGACCAAGGACCTGCTCAAGTTCACCCGCATGACCGGCGATCTGGTCAAGGCGATGCGGGCCTGCCCGCAGCCGATCGTCGCCGCGATCGACGGCGTCTGCGCCGGGGCCGGCGCCATCGTCGCCATGGCTTCCGACCTGCGGCTCGGCACGGCCGGCAGCAAGATCGCCTTCCTGTTCAACCGCGTCGGGCTCGCCGGCTGCGACATGGGCGCCTGCGCGATGCTGCCACGGATCATCGGCCAGGGCCGTGCCGCCGAATTGCTCTATACCGGCCGCGTGCTCAGGGGCGAAGAAGCCGAGCGCTGGGGCTTCCTCAACCGCATTTGCACGGCTGAAGCCGTGCTGGCGGATGCGCAGGCGCTCGCCGCCGAGCTGGCCGATGGCCCCACCTTCGCCAATGCCATGACCAAGCGCATGCTCGAAATGGAATGGGCGATGTCGGTCGAGAGCGCGATCGAGGCCGAGGCCGTGGCGCAGGCCTTGTGCATGCAGACCGAGGATTTTTCCCGCGCCTATCACGCCTTCGCCGCGAAGCAGAAGCCGGTCTTCGAGGGCAACTGA
- a CDS encoding acyl-CoA dehydrogenase family protein, whose product MGSASPLGLDILGDTLDWPFFEEKHRAFAAELSGWADSYLADLPHDDVDEACRARVAALGAAGFLKAAVPAAYGGLNDKLDVRTLCLAREILAARDGLADFAFAMQGLGTGSISIAGSEAMRRRILPDVAAGKRIAAFALSEKEAGSDVAAMATTATPDGASHVRIDGEKSWISNGGIADHYVVFARTGEAPGARGLSAFLVEADTLGLTVAERIEVIAPHPLATLRFEGCRVPLGNRIGGPGDGFKVAMATLDIFRSTVGAAALGFARRALHETLEHANGRKLFGGTLGDLQLSQAAIADSAAEVDAAALLVYRAAWTKDRGAARVTREAALAKLVATENAQNVIDRAVQIHGGLGVTKGVKVEELYREIRALRIYEGASEVQKVVIARDLLKAHAAGARADQVALQPDRITRSPINN is encoded by the coding sequence ATGGGCAGCGCTTCTCCCCTCGGCCTCGACATCCTCGGCGATACGCTGGACTGGCCGTTCTTCGAGGAGAAGCACCGCGCCTTCGCCGCAGAGCTTTCCGGATGGGCCGATTCCTACCTCGCCGACCTTCCCCACGACGACGTGGACGAGGCCTGCCGGGCGCGCGTCGCGGCTTTGGGTGCGGCGGGCTTCCTGAAGGCCGCGGTGCCGGCGGCCTATGGCGGGCTCAACGACAAGCTCGATGTCCGCACGCTCTGCCTCGCCCGCGAAATCCTGGCGGCGCGTGACGGGCTCGCCGACTTCGCTTTCGCCATGCAGGGGCTCGGCACCGGCTCGATCAGCATCGCGGGTTCGGAGGCGATGAGGCGGCGCATCCTGCCGGATGTCGCGGCCGGCAAGCGCATCGCCGCCTTCGCCCTCTCCGAGAAGGAGGCCGGCTCCGACGTCGCCGCGATGGCGACGACCGCGACGCCGGACGGCGCATCCCATGTCCGCATCGACGGCGAGAAGAGCTGGATCTCGAATGGCGGCATCGCAGACCATTACGTCGTCTTCGCCCGCACCGGCGAGGCGCCTGGCGCCCGCGGGCTCTCCGCCTTCCTGGTCGAGGCCGACACGCTGGGCCTGACCGTCGCCGAGCGGATCGAGGTGATCGCGCCGCATCCGCTCGCGACCCTGCGCTTCGAGGGTTGCCGCGTGCCGCTCGGGAATCGTATCGGCGGGCCGGGCGACGGGTTCAAGGTCGCGATGGCGACGCTCGACATCTTCCGCTCGACGGTCGGCGCCGCCGCGCTCGGCTTCGCAAGGCGCGCACTGCACGAGACGCTTGAGCACGCCAATGGCCGCAAGCTCTTCGGCGGCACGCTCGGCGACCTCCAGCTTTCGCAGGCGGCGATCGCCGACAGCGCGGCGGAAGTCGATGCCGCAGCCCTGCTGGTCTATCGCGCCGCCTGGACCAAGGATCGCGGCGCGGCTCGCGTCACCCGCGAGGCGGCGCTGGCCAAGCTCGTCGCGACCGAGAACGCCCAGAACGTGATCGACCGGGCCGTCCAGATCCATGGCGGGCTCGGTGTCACAAAGGGCGTCAAGGTGGAGGAATTGTACCGGGAGATCAGGGCGCTGCGCATCTACGAGGGTGCGAGCGAGGTCCAGAAGGTCGTGATCGCGCGCGACCTCCTGAAAGCACATGCCGCTGGAGCACGCGCCGATCAGGTTGCACTGCAACCTGATCGGATAACGCGTTCTCCAATCAATAATTAG
- a CDS encoding benzoate-CoA ligase family protein, protein MTATGFARSGHKDSFARDNLPPRASWPDLRVEEAGLTYPERLNCVAELLDRHITEGRGGRTAVIASDLHWSYADLADKVNRIANVLTRDLGMVAGNRVLLRAGNTPMMVAAYLAVIKAGGVAVATMPMLRAGELAYPLRKARIALALCDHRLTAELEGAKGQVPELDRIVAFGGAGSELEALMAQAGYAHFEACDTARDDVCLIAFTSGTTGEPKGTMHFHQDMLAICDCYGARVLKASADDRFTGSPPLAFTFGLGGLVLFPMRIGAAMVLPEKAGSADLIDAVERHKVSVVFTAPTAYRAMLDKLDGRDIASLRICVSAGEALPKATFDAWQARTGMKLLDGIGATEMLHIFIGAPREAIRPGSTGIPVPGYEAKIVDSEGRDVPDGTPGRLAVRGPTGCRYLADPRQAVYVLNGWNITGDTYLRDADGYFWYQARSDDMIVSAGYNIAGPEVEACLLTHEAVAECGVVGAPCPERGQIVKAYVVLREGITGDTALVKLLQEHVKAGIAPYKYPRAIEFVDALPKTATGKLQRFALRQIAQGES, encoded by the coding sequence ATGACAGCAACCGGATTCGCGAGATCGGGGCATAAGGACAGCTTCGCGCGAGACAATCTGCCGCCGCGCGCAAGCTGGCCCGATCTGAGAGTGGAAGAGGCGGGGCTCACCTATCCCGAGCGGCTGAACTGCGTCGCGGAGCTGCTCGACCGGCACATCACCGAGGGGCGCGGCGGACGCACGGCTGTGATCGCCAGCGACCTGCACTGGAGCTATGCGGACCTCGCGGACAAGGTGAACCGCATCGCCAATGTGCTGACGCGCGATCTCGGCATGGTCGCCGGCAACCGCGTGCTGCTGCGCGCCGGCAATACGCCGATGATGGTCGCGGCCTATCTCGCCGTGATCAAGGCCGGCGGCGTCGCCGTCGCGACCATGCCGATGCTGCGGGCGGGCGAGCTCGCCTATCCGCTGCGCAAGGCCAGGATCGCGCTCGCGCTCTGCGACCACCGCCTCACCGCCGAACTGGAAGGCGCCAAGGGACAGGTGCCGGAGCTTGACCGCATCGTCGCCTTCGGCGGCGCCGGCAGCGAGCTGGAAGCCCTGATGGCGCAAGCGGGCTACGCACATTTCGAGGCCTGCGACACGGCGCGCGACGATGTCTGCCTGATCGCCTTCACCTCCGGCACCACGGGCGAGCCCAAGGGCACGATGCATTTCCATCAGGACATGCTGGCGATCTGCGATTGCTACGGCGCGCGCGTGCTGAAGGCCTCAGCCGATGACCGCTTCACCGGCTCGCCGCCGCTCGCCTTCACCTTCGGGCTCGGCGGGCTCGTGCTCTTCCCGATGCGGATCGGCGCCGCGATGGTGCTGCCCGAAAAAGCCGGCTCGGCCGACCTGATCGACGCGGTCGAGCGCCACAAGGTCAGCGTCGTCTTCACCGCGCCGACGGCCTATCGCGCCATGCTCGACAAGCTCGACGGGCGCGACATCGCCTCGCTCCGCATCTGCGTCTCGGCCGGCGAGGCGCTGCCCAAGGCGACCTTCGACGCCTGGCAGGCGCGGACCGGCATGAAGCTGCTCGACGGCATCGGCGCGACCGAGATGCTGCATATCTTCATCGGCGCGCCGCGCGAGGCGATCCGGCCGGGCTCGACCGGGATTCCGGTGCCGGGCTACGAGGCGAAGATCGTCGATTCCGAGGGGCGCGACGTGCCGGACGGCACGCCCGGTCGCCTCGCCGTACGCGGCCCGACGGGCTGCCGCTATCTCGCCGATCCGCGCCAGGCGGTCTATGTTCTGAACGGCTGGAACATTACCGGCGACACCTATCTGCGCGATGCGGACGGCTATTTCTGGTATCAGGCCCGTTCCGACGACATGATCGTCTCGGCCGGCTACAATATTGCCGGCCCCGAGGTTGAAGCCTGCCTGTTGACGCATGAGGCCGTGGCCGAATGCGGCGTGGTCGGCGCGCCCTGCCCCGAGCGCGGGCAGATCGTGAAGGCCTATGTTGTGCTGCGCGAAGGCATCACGGGCGACACGGCGCTGGTCAAGCTGCTGCAGGAGCATGTGAAGGCCGGTATCGCGCCCTATAAGTACCCGCGTGCCATCGAATTCGTCGATGCCCTGCCGAAGACCGCAACCGGCAAGCTGCAACGCTTCGCGCTGCGCCAGATCGCGCAGGGCGAGAGCTGA
- a CDS encoding RidA family protein has protein sequence MSDHSRSRAILPEGWPQPRGYANGMVAEGRVLVTGGLVGWDAQGVFAEGFIGQLRQTFLNIRAVVEAGGGRIEDIVRLTWYVTDIATYRASLKEMGPVYREVFGRHFPAMAVVAVTALVEPEALLEIEATAVVGG, from the coding sequence ATGTCCGATCATTCCCGATCCCGCGCCATCCTGCCCGAAGGCTGGCCGCAGCCGCGCGGCTATGCCAACGGCATGGTGGCGGAAGGCCGCGTGCTGGTCACCGGCGGCCTCGTCGGCTGGGACGCGCAAGGTGTCTTCGCCGAGGGCTTCATCGGCCAGTTGCGCCAGACCTTCCTCAATATCCGTGCCGTGGTCGAGGCCGGTGGCGGGCGCATCGAGGATATCGTGCGCCTGACCTGGTACGTCACGGATATCGCGACCTATCGCGCCAGCCTCAAGGAGATGGGGCCGGTCTATCGAGAAGTCTTCGGCCGACATTTCCCGGCTATGGCGGTGGTCGCGGTGACCGCGCTGGTCGAGCCGGAGGCGCTGCTGGAGATTGAGGCGACAGCGGTCGTCGGGGGCTAG